The following coding sequences lie in one Rutidosis leptorrhynchoides isolate AG116_Rl617_1_P2 chromosome 6, CSIRO_AGI_Rlap_v1, whole genome shotgun sequence genomic window:
- the LOC139854092 gene encoding uncharacterized protein — MDREDAAVRLYNDYFAESPVYPEKNFKRRFRTSRQLFLRIIEGISNYNSSNIQDYFMYFRERPDAAGCQSLTILQKCTTARRQMAYGTTPDLFDEYIKVREKTVALCLDNFCRCVFHLFSREYLQKPTAEDIARLYNIYAQNMVYQVCLVVLIVCIGSGRIILLRNILEVIKKKGPSVMLEAVASQYLWIRHALFGMAGENNDINVLNNSLLFNTIKDGTAPPSPFDVNGHHYERGYYLGDGIYSDWAMLVKAPHNPTDELHKKFKRFQESARKDIERAFEVLQGRFAMLITPARSIDFKKFRRHMYACIVLHNMIQENNSFVIGCRKERMIQRNLP, encoded by the coding sequence ATGGATCGTGAAGATGCAGCTGTGAGGTTATACAATGATTATTTTGCAGAATCACCCGTTTATCCTGAAAAAAACTTCAAGCGACGTTTTCGAACGAGTCGGCAATTATTTCTCCGAATCATCGAAGGTATATCTAACTATAATAGTAGCAATATTCAggattattttatgtattttaggGAACGTCCCGATGCAGCTGGCTGTCAAAGTTTAACAATACTCCAAAAGTGCACAACAGCCAGACGCCAAATGGCGTATGGAACTACACCTGATTTATTTGACGAATATATAAAAGTTCGTGAGAAAACGGTTGCTTTATGTCTAGATAATTTTTGTCGTTGCGTATTTCATTTGTTTTCTAGAGAGTATTTGCAAAAACCAACTGCCGAAGATATTGCTCGGCTTTATAATATTTACGCACAAAACATGGTTTACCAGGTATGCTTGgtagtattgattgtatgcattgggagtgGAAGAATTATCCTGTTGCGTAATATACTAGAGGTGATAAAAAAAAAAGGCCCGTCTGTTATGCTTGAGGCAGTAGCCTCTCAATATTTGTGGATACGGCATGCATTATTTGGTATGGCAGGTGAAAACAACGATATTAACGTTTTAAATAATTCACTGTTGTTTAACACCATAAAAGATGGCACTGCTCCACCTTCACCATTTGATGTAAATGGGCATCACTACGAGAGAGGGTATTACCTAGGTGATGGTATTTACTCAGATTGGGCTATGTTGGTAAAAGCTCCCCATAATCCGACTGACGAACTACACAAAAAATTCAAACGGTTTCAAGAAAGCGCAAGGAAAGATATTGAGCGTGCATTTGAAGTATTACAGGGTAGATTTGCAATGTTAATAACTCCGGCGAGATCTATAGACTTTAAAAAATTTAGAAGACATATGTATGCTTGTATTGTATTACATAACATGATTCAAGAAAACAACAGTTTTGTGATTGGATGCAGAAAAGAAAGAATGATACAAAGGAACCTACCATGA